The nucleotide sequence GCAGACCATGCAAATAAACAAAGGTTCGGCAATATTATCATCATCCAGTAACAGACCGTTATCAGTTCAATCCGTTCAAGAAATGGCAAACGGACAATGCTGAATAATGATAATGTTGCCCAAATCGTTTTCTCAAGCTGTTCTCCACTAAAAAAAGTTAATGTAACCAACATAACAAACAAATAAATAGCCAATGTAAACAGCAAGCCAAAGTGGACAAACTTTTGAGCTTTATTCTTTTCCTTGACGTAAGGATACATTGCATTAATAATTTCAAAACCTACAATTGTAAGCGTCATCGAATACGCTCCTTTGAGTAGACTTATAAAATCATTATCTAGTACAGGCAACAGGTAATTAACATTCGAATATTCAATAGGAAATAACAGTACAATTAAAATCCAGAGACTTAAAAAAAAGCTAAAAAAACAAACTCCAATTATTACTCGTAAGCCGCCCGTGAATGCATAACTTACAGTTATAAGCAGTGTAATGGTAATAAACCAAGAACTTAAGCCTGGAAATACCCATGTATTAATAACATCTGTATAATTTTTAATAATGGCGAAATACGCCAAACCGCAATAAACAATATAGGTCAAATTAATAAAATTCCCTAAGTATTTACCGAATAAATCCAAATTCACTCCGTAAATATCATTTGCTTCGTACAATTCCAACGTTTTAAAAATTATAAAGACAATAAAATGTGCTGCAATAAAACTAATAATGATGGAAATCCAGGCATCTTGTTTCGCATCTTTATAGATAATACTTTGAAATCCATGAACTCCTACACCTATTTGAGCAGAACAGATGATGAAAAAGAGAAGAGGGGCATTGAATGTTTGAGTAGAATCAATTTGCAGCTTGTTCTTCACTTTTTCACCTTCTTCTTATCACCCTTAAGATTTACACGCATCTTTGAATAATCCGGATTTTCCACTCGCGCATTTGACGATTTCCGGATAATAAACGGGTATGGCAGACGAATGAGGCTATCGCCCAAATCTTTAAGTCTAGGCGGGTAAAATGGCGCCATATAAGGAGCACCTAGGCTTGTTTGTCGTAATAGATGAATTACCAGAATACAAAAGGCAAGCATTATACCATAGTAACCCCAAAACCCAGCTAAAATGATG is from Solibacillus isronensis and encodes:
- a CDS encoding GerAB/ArcD/ProY family transporter; this encodes MKNKLQIDSTQTFNAPLLFFIICSAQIGVGVHGFQSIIYKDAKQDAWISIIISFIAAHFIVFIIFKTLELYEANDIYGVNLDLFGKYLGNFINLTYIVYCGLAYFAIIKNYTDVINTWVFPGLSSWFITITLLITVSYAFTGGLRVIIGVCFFSFFLSLWILIVLLFPIEYSNVNYLLPVLDNDFISLLKGAYSMTLTIVGFEIINAMYPYVKEKNKAQKFVHFGLLFTLAIYLFVMLVTLTFFSGEQLEKTIWATLSLFSIVRLPFLERIELITVCYWMMIILPNLCLFAWSAYRGVSRIINITDKKFVVIFSLFIFIASLIVETRVEINTFNNYFGYFAFYIVFAYPVLLYFIALLKKKVLKRQARRE